In Fibrobacter sp. UWB15, the following proteins share a genomic window:
- the dnaG gene encoding DNA primase: MAFYSNEIIQQLKAHADIALVIENFVPLKRSGNGRYLGVCPFHDDRSPSMNVNPSLGIYKCFACGAGGDVFKFVQEHEKMDFKGAVEWVANFTGFALPQLGAPEDSEKTEERAMVRRLNELACEWFEQQLALSPKALQYLSSRHITDETRKLFHIGYAPDGREGFIGYAVKNGFSPLDCVKAGLAVQKENGGISDKFRDRLMIAIQNLSGVIVAFGGRDLSENKDFKRAKYMNSPESALYHKSDILFGLHQSRQSIAKENAVIIVEGYFDMISLYQGGVTNVVAASGTALTETHASILARYANTAYLVFDGDAAGQKATLRSLEIVLPKGIAPRVFALSRPDGTKIDPDNFVNERGADAFRAALRESEDWLSYLARQHDMQSPEERARFVTYTKSLVKSITDRELQNQYVKLIAERFNTSRSLAQVKSLKPQKGPEERRPIAANAATPGAPEVIPQLEQAASLDWASIPPMEIRFANLVLRNPTLMDRALEYFDMDWAASGVRMFESPVVEEFVNSAIALYAETGAVSPQLMYENVSPTLRLFLEGLPEEKWKTPQEIIEFYQTLTVFSTKLCDRQKHMIPLTSNEAVETRMQMSKFTQGMQKLNALFNAEKITIDAFADQVVRSKAQLILFQSVIQGAPMPAAPTPAIPISTPSVAAAPAPVQAAPAMVAPTTPAPSAQPVANAPSQVPDEFANEQMSSDEPPEGFEPPPPEDDEEYSYGNDDNFNEDFDDFG; encoded by the coding sequence GTGGCGTTTTACTCTAACGAAATCATTCAGCAACTCAAAGCCCACGCAGATATTGCGTTGGTGATTGAAAACTTTGTACCGCTGAAACGTTCCGGAAATGGCCGCTACTTGGGCGTCTGCCCCTTTCACGATGATAGAAGCCCTTCGATGAATGTAAACCCGAGCCTAGGCATCTATAAATGCTTTGCCTGTGGCGCGGGCGGAGACGTATTCAAGTTCGTCCAAGAACACGAAAAAATGGATTTTAAGGGGGCCGTGGAATGGGTCGCAAACTTTACCGGTTTTGCACTCCCCCAGCTAGGCGCCCCCGAAGATAGCGAAAAGACCGAAGAACGCGCCATGGTCCGCAGGCTGAATGAACTCGCCTGCGAATGGTTCGAACAGCAACTCGCCCTTTCGCCTAAAGCGCTACAATACCTTTCGAGCCGCCATATTACCGACGAGACTCGCAAGCTGTTCCATATCGGTTACGCCCCGGATGGACGCGAAGGCTTTATCGGCTACGCCGTCAAGAACGGTTTTTCGCCGCTCGACTGCGTCAAGGCGGGACTTGCCGTCCAAAAGGAAAACGGCGGAATCTCGGACAAATTCCGCGACCGACTGATGATCGCCATCCAGAACCTTTCGGGCGTGATTGTCGCCTTCGGTGGCCGTGACCTAAGCGAGAATAAGGATTTTAAACGCGCAAAGTACATGAACAGCCCGGAATCGGCGCTGTACCACAAGAGCGACATTCTGTTCGGCCTGCACCAAAGCCGCCAAAGCATCGCGAAAGAAAATGCGGTGATTATCGTGGAAGGCTACTTTGACATGATCAGCCTGTATCAAGGCGGTGTCACAAACGTAGTGGCTGCTTCGGGAACAGCGCTGACCGAAACCCACGCAAGCATTCTTGCCCGATACGCGAATACAGCCTACTTGGTATTCGACGGCGATGCCGCCGGTCAAAAGGCAACCCTCCGAAGTTTGGAAATCGTATTGCCCAAGGGAATTGCGCCCCGCGTGTTTGCACTTTCGCGCCCCGATGGCACTAAAATCGACCCCGACAACTTTGTAAACGAACGCGGTGCAGACGCATTCCGAGCCGCTTTGCGCGAATCCGAAGACTGGCTTTCTTATTTGGCCCGCCAACACGACATGCAAAGCCCTGAAGAGCGCGCCCGTTTTGTGACTTACACCAAGTCACTCGTAAAAAGCATTACCGATCGCGAACTTCAAAACCAGTATGTAAAGCTGATTGCGGAACGATTCAATACAAGCCGCTCCTTGGCCCAAGTGAAAAGTCTGAAGCCGCAAAAAGGCCCCGAAGAACGCCGCCCGATAGCGGCAAACGCAGCCACCCCCGGAGCACCTGAAGTGATTCCGCAATTGGAGCAAGCAGCCTCACTCGATTGGGCAAGCATTCCGCCGATGGAAATCCGATTCGCGAATCTGGTGCTTCGTAATCCGACACTCATGGACCGCGCGCTGGAATATTTTGACATGGACTGGGCCGCAAGCGGAGTCCGCATGTTTGAATCTCCGGTGGTCGAAGAATTCGTGAATTCGGCAATTGCACTCTACGCCGAGACTGGCGCCGTTTCGCCGCAGTTGATGTACGAAAACGTGTCGCCCACGCTCAGGCTCTTTTTGGAAGGCCTACCCGAAGAAAAGTGGAAAACACCGCAGGAAATCATCGAATTTTACCAGACGCTGACCGTGTTTTCGACCAAGCTCTGCGACAGACAAAAGCACATGATTCCGCTGACCAGCAACGAAGCGGTCGAAACGCGCATGCAGATGTCCAAGTTTACGCAGGGCATGCAAAAACTGAACGCCCTGTTCAACGCCGAAAAAATCACCATCGACGCGTTCGCCGACCAAGTGGTCCGCAGCAAGGCTCAGCTGATATTGTTCCAGTCGGTGATTCAGGGTGCTCCGATGCCTGCGGCTCCGACGCCAGCCATTCCAATTTCTACGCCGAGCGTCGCCGCAGCCCCCGCACCGGTCCAAGCCGCACCCGCAATGGTTGCACCGACAACCCCGGCACCGAGCGCTCAACCTGTTGCAAATGCACCGTCACAAGTTCCGGATGAATTCGCCAACGAGCAAATGTCTAGCGACGAACCGCCCGAGGGTTTTGAGCCCCCGCCACCCGAAGACGACGAAGAATACTCTTACGGCAACGACGACAACTTCAACGAAGACTTTGACGACTTCGGGTAA
- the sufC gene encoding Fe-S cluster assembly ATPase SufC, whose product MLSIKNLKASIEDGTQILKGINLEVKPGEVHAIMGPNGSGKSTLSKVIAGHPAYTVNEGSVTLDGKDLLSMEICDRANSGLFISTQYPTEIPGVNNVEFLQMALNSKRTYLGLEPLADADFKKLCEEKMAMLEMDDRYRDRGVNDGFSGGEKKRNEILQMAILDPKVSFLDETDSGLDIDALRIVAHGINQIMSPEKAVILVTHYQRLLDYIKPTYVHVLRHGKIILSGGPELALKLEEQGYDWIEEN is encoded by the coding sequence ATGCTGTCCATCAAGAACCTTAAAGCAAGTATCGAAGACGGAACCCAGATTTTGAAGGGTATCAACCTGGAAGTCAAACCAGGCGAAGTCCATGCCATCATGGGCCCGAACGGGTCTGGCAAGAGTACGCTTTCAAAGGTCATCGCAGGCCACCCCGCCTACACCGTGAACGAAGGTTCCGTGACTCTCGACGGCAAGGACCTGCTCTCGATGGAAATCTGCGACCGCGCCAATTCAGGCCTCTTCATCAGCACGCAGTACCCCACCGAAATTCCGGGCGTGAACAACGTGGAATTCTTGCAGATGGCGCTCAATTCCAAGCGCACCTACTTGGGGCTTGAACCGCTCGCCGATGCCGACTTCAAGAAGCTTTGCGAAGAAAAGATGGCCATGCTCGAAATGGACGACCGTTACCGCGACCGCGGCGTGAACGACGGCTTTAGCGGCGGCGAAAAGAAGCGCAACGAAATTCTGCAGATGGCGATTCTGGACCCGAAGGTATCGTTCCTCGACGAAACGGACTCGGGCCTTGACATTGACGCTCTCCGCATTGTGGCTCACGGTATCAACCAGATTATGTCGCCCGAAAAGGCGGTGATTCTGGTGACGCACTACCAGAGGCTTTTGGACTACATCAAGCCGACTTACGTGCACGTACTCCGCCACGGTAAGATTATTCTTTCGGGCGGCCCGGAACTCGCGCTTAAGCTCGAAGAACAAGGCTACGACTGGATCGAGGAAAACTAA